The stretch of DNA AAAAATGGAGAGGCCATCTTCAATTATACAGCACAACATTATGATTAATCGTTTACAAATACACAGCTCGCATATGTGTTCAATAACAAAAAATAGAATCAGGTGAAACAAACCGTTTCATTCTGACTTTGCTATCAGTCTCTCACAATGGATCACCGACATACTACATGGTTGAGGAGAAATTTTGGATAATAATCTGTTGGGAGCCCACAGCACAATCGCACTTCTCACTTATGTGTTAGCGAGCCAAAAAAGGCCCAAAGTAAGAATACATTCATCTTTATATCTTGTTCGGTGGTCACTTACCCAGAAGTAACAGGGCTTTTTCCTCACACAATCACACAATTATTTCATCAGGATGTCTAATGGATCAACCACCATAAAATTTGATCCATTCACCCAAAGAATGGGCATGGCTACAGTATCAAAGAACTGCGACAGAAGAAACCAATTAGCTAATTTCGAGGTGCTTTGTGCATAAACTCCACAACACAACATTCCCCTTTCTCCTGACGAAAGTTGAATCGATAAATCAAGCAGGTGTTGCTTCCTTGCTGCTATCTGCTGCATTGACACCTTTGAAGTTCAATATTCCAGAAAGGCCCCGGCCTTTGGCGAGGCGCTCAAGTTCAGCCAGCTTCACCTTGAGATCTTCTAAATCTTTAGCTAGAATCTCTTCCTTTTGTCTCAGTTCCTGTTGATCAGTGAAAAACATTAAGCTAAATGGTCTGATCGAAGCTTATGTATACAATTATGTTGAGTGAAAAACATTATAAACTGGGAAGGAAAGCAATTGAAGACATGTGTTCTGATTGAAACCTGTGTGCACAACTAACTTGCCACAAGGGATCAATTTAATAAACTAATGTACTGTCGATTACCCAAAATGTTACTACCTCCGTctcaaaatataagacgtttttgtaGGCTAACTACTAGCCTACAAAAACGTTTTATATTTTGAGACGGAGGTATTATTATTTCAATATACATACATTCTATTTGACTGTATCAGATttaaaagaatatacaaaacaaataaaaattacaaaaATCTCATTCTTAATCAGCATAATTCTGAATTTGCCCAGGTTTTGCGCAGCTTCAGCAATTTAATTTCCTATCCCCCATATTTTAGCAAATACCAATTAAACAACTAGTTGCAAAATCTATAACATGTGATAGTTGCACTTATCTTATCAACCCCATCATGCTTCAACTTGTATATTCTACCCATTAAAAATATATTTGTCAACCATATAAAGGTAATATGATTTGCAAGATTAATTGTAGGCCCTAACCATTCTCTATAACTATGACCAATGCAGTTGGAAATGGAAACAAAAGCCTGTGGTCGTCGCCATTAGTACCTTAGTATGCTTATCGGGTTAATTCCTAGCCTCCCAGGTATTTACATGCCTCCACTTGTTTTCAGAAGAGAGGCACTCAAGATGGTGGCCAGATGGTTGAATAAGATCTTCTAGTAGCATATTAAATTATTATCCGCATGTCCATTCCATGTATGAATTTTGACCTGATAGTGATATATAGCATGTACGAACTATCACCTGATATAATAAATTATAGGAATGATCATATGATCAGTTCCTGGTAGTCACTAAATCAGGATGTTTGGATGAGGGGGGTTGCTTGAGATTTAGTTCAAAAATATCCCCATTAAAATCCTGTGTTCTTAAGACACTAGAGACACCCTAAATTCCTAATATCTCTGAATGTATCAAATTGTGCATTTAATAAACTTTCTTAACACAAAATGTGCAATGGAAAGAGCTTTATCTTAAGAATTTAAGTATAACTTCTTTTATTTCTATGGCTTGCCTCGTATAATCCTTTCCCCAGACCCCACCTGGTGTGGGAGCTACTAGCACTGAGTCTGTCCGATGGCTACACAATAGGGTCTTATAGATACCATTTTCTGGTGTGCAGTGTTTCTCAAGAACCGTTATAGGATTGAATAGCGAATGTGGCATGCATGGACATGTTAGCATAGTCCATTTACCTCATTCCAGAGAACTAAGCAAAGATCTCAAAGTAAGACAATATAGAGAAATAATATAATAGAGTGAAATAATATTACAGTGCAACCTCAAGTTCCTGTTTACGAGCTTCCTCCTTTCTAGCCTCTGACCTAGCACTTCTTTGCACCTCGAAAATTAAAGCGGCGACAGCAACCTACAATAAAAAACATACCATAAGGCTATTATTGTTTGGTCAAATTTCAATTGCTTGTATTACAGCAAGGTACATAAAGTTAATCAATGGTTGAGAAAATACCGAAAAGATGAAGCCTTCTCCAATGAGATCTGTAGCAGCTTGTACTGCCTTCTCCTCATCTAAAGGTCTGATAGCCACATTAGTAGCATGCCCGTAAATGCGTCTTTGTATCCTTGTAGTGATACGATGGTTTGTCTGCAATATGTGTTA from Triticum urartu cultivar G1812 chromosome 3, Tu2.1, whole genome shotgun sequence encodes:
- the LOC125543518 gene encoding OPA3-like protein, producing MAALPVMKLGTLLLRTLSKPIANRLKSQAAVHPKFRDFIISIAQTNHRITTRIQRRIYGHATNVAIRPLDEEKAVQAATDLIGEGFIFSVAVAALIFEVQRSARSEARKEEARKQELEELRQKEEILAKDLEDLKVKLAELERLAKGRGLSGILNFKGVNAADSSKEATPA